The following coding sequences lie in one Mycobacterium sp. Z3061 genomic window:
- a CDS encoding PaaI family thioesterase, giving the protein MTQDAGALGALFEVLSAPEADRVTALYAPLADAVRDLIDATVRTEVDDVVVAQARAAIQSVTESLRQRTRPVGVSYRVDGRPLPLGNAVVGVCNPIAPPLVVHHDGGRCWADFMLGSAYEGPPKLVHGGVSALVLDHMLGEAASEGLSKARFTGTITVKYLRGTPLGPLRSEAWIDRREGVKVFARGFISDAEGITVESEGVFIEPAWARDGGNGQ; this is encoded by the coding sequence TTGACTCAGGATGCCGGTGCGCTGGGCGCCCTGTTCGAAGTGTTGAGCGCGCCCGAAGCTGACCGGGTGACCGCCCTGTACGCACCGCTCGCCGACGCCGTCCGCGACCTGATCGACGCGACCGTCCGCACCGAGGTCGACGACGTTGTGGTCGCGCAGGCACGAGCCGCGATCCAGAGCGTCACCGAGTCGCTGCGGCAACGCACCCGGCCCGTCGGGGTGAGCTATCGCGTCGACGGCCGTCCCCTGCCGCTGGGCAACGCTGTTGTCGGCGTGTGCAATCCGATCGCCCCGCCCCTGGTCGTGCACCACGACGGCGGACGGTGCTGGGCCGACTTCATGCTCGGCTCGGCGTACGAGGGTCCGCCGAAGCTGGTGCACGGCGGCGTCAGTGCGCTGGTGCTCGACCACATGCTCGGCGAGGCGGCCAGTGAGGGGCTCTCCAAGGCGCGGTTCACCGGAACGATCACGGTGAAGTACCTGCGCGGCACCCCGCTCGGACCGCTGCGCTCCGAGGCCTGGATAGACCGCAGGGAGGGCGTCAAAGTGTTTGCGCGCGGGTTCATTTCGGATGCCGAGGGGATCACGGTCGAATCCGAGGGAGTCTTCATCGAACCGGCCTGGGCGCGCGACGGCGGGAACGGACAGTGA
- a CDS encoding bifunctional [glutamine synthetase] adenylyltransferase/[glutamine synthetase]-adenylyl-L-tyrosine phosphorylase: protein MDPPAGDRLAQLGWDQHDDQAHVDLLWALSRAPDADAALRALVRLSESLDAGWRELNAALLTERSLRGRLFAVLGSSLALGDHLIANPQSWKLLRGKVKLPTREQLQQTFMRCVEECSGAAGTIVHRLKAVYRDQLLVLAALDLAPTVEDEPVLPFATVGAQLADTADAALAAALRVAEESVCGDRTPPRLAVIAMGKCGARELNYVSDVDVIFVGERADAITTRVASEMMRLASSAFFEVDAALRPEGRHGELVRTVESHVAYYQRWAKTWEFQALMKARAAVGDAELGRRYLEALTPMVWTACEREDFVTEVQAMRRRVEQLVPADIRGRELKLGSGGLRDVEFAAQLLQLVHGRGDESLHVASTVDALAALGEGGYIGREDAANMIASYEFLRLLEHRLQLQRLKRTHLLPEPDDDEAVRWLARAAHIRPDGRHDAAGVLREELKHQNVRVSRLHAKLFYQPLLESVGPAGLEIVGGRMTSEAAERQLAALGYEGPQTALKHMSALVNQSGRRGRVQSVLLPRLLDWLSYAPDPDTGLLAYRRLSEALSSQSWYLATLRDKPTVGKRLMHVLGTSAYVPDLLMRAPEVIQNYGDRPSGPMLLEAEPAAVARALVASAGRHADPARAIAAARTLRRRELARVGSADLLGMLEVTDVCAALTSIWVAVLQAALDATIRANLPGDGRAPAVIAVIGMGRLGGAELGYGSDADVMFVCETANGATDSQAVKWANTIAEQVRKQLGQPSVDPPLEVDANLRPEGRNGPLVRTLASYEAYYTQWAQPWEIQALLRAHAVAGDPVLGQRFLLTIDKTRYPPDGVSAEAVQEIRRIKARIESERLPRGADPNTHTKLGRGGLADIEWTVQLLQLRHAHEIQALHNTSTLESLDVIAETGLADQEEVDLLRQAWLTATRARNALVLVRGKPTDQLPGPGRQLNAVAVAAGWHNDDGGEFLDNYLRVTRRAKAVVRKVFGS, encoded by the coding sequence ATGGATCCACCCGCCGGCGACCGGCTCGCACAGCTGGGTTGGGATCAGCACGACGACCAGGCGCACGTCGACCTGCTCTGGGCCCTGTCGCGCGCCCCGGATGCCGATGCCGCTCTGCGGGCGCTGGTCCGGCTGTCCGAGAGCCTTGACGCCGGCTGGCGTGAGTTGAACGCGGCACTGCTCACCGAACGCAGCCTGCGCGGGCGCCTGTTCGCCGTGCTCGGGTCATCCCTGGCCCTGGGGGACCACCTGATCGCCAACCCACAGTCGTGGAAGTTGCTGCGGGGCAAGGTCAAACTGCCTACCCGCGAGCAGTTGCAGCAGACCTTCATGCGCTGCGTGGAGGAATGTTCGGGCGCCGCAGGCACCATCGTGCACCGGCTGAAAGCGGTCTACCGCGACCAGCTGCTGGTGCTGGCCGCACTCGATCTGGCTCCGACGGTCGAGGACGAGCCGGTGTTGCCCTTCGCCACTGTCGGCGCCCAGCTGGCGGACACTGCGGACGCCGCTCTGGCGGCGGCGTTGCGGGTGGCCGAGGAGTCGGTGTGCGGCGACCGCACCCCGCCGCGACTGGCCGTCATCGCGATGGGCAAATGCGGTGCGCGCGAACTGAACTACGTCAGCGACGTCGACGTGATCTTCGTCGGGGAGCGCGCCGACGCCATCACCACCAGGGTGGCCAGCGAGATGATGCGGTTGGCATCGTCGGCGTTTTTCGAGGTGGACGCCGCGCTGCGCCCCGAGGGACGCCATGGGGAGCTGGTCCGGACGGTCGAATCGCACGTCGCCTACTACCAGCGTTGGGCGAAGACGTGGGAGTTCCAGGCGCTGATGAAGGCGCGCGCCGCGGTGGGTGACGCCGAACTGGGCCGGCGTTACCTCGAGGCGCTGACGCCGATGGTGTGGACGGCTTGCGAGCGTGAGGATTTCGTCACCGAGGTGCAGGCCATGCGGCGCCGGGTGGAGCAACTGGTGCCCGCCGACATCCGCGGCCGCGAACTCAAACTAGGTAGCGGCGGCCTGCGCGACGTGGAGTTCGCCGCGCAGTTGCTGCAGCTGGTGCATGGACGCGGTGACGAGTCACTGCATGTCGCGTCGACGGTCGATGCGCTGGCCGCGTTAGGCGAGGGCGGTTACATCGGGCGCGAGGATGCGGCGAACATGATCGCCTCCTACGAATTCCTGCGTCTGCTCGAGCATCGGCTGCAGCTGCAGCGCCTCAAGCGCACCCACCTGCTGCCCGAGCCGGACGACGATGAGGCGGTGCGCTGGCTGGCCCGAGCCGCCCACATCCGGCCCGACGGCCGCCACGACGCGGCCGGGGTGCTGCGCGAGGAGCTCAAACACCAGAACGTCCGGGTGTCCCGGTTGCACGCCAAGCTGTTCTACCAGCCGCTGCTGGAGTCCGTCGGCCCCGCCGGGCTGGAGATCGTCGGCGGTCGCATGACCTCGGAGGCGGCGGAGCGACAGCTGGCCGCGCTCGGTTACGAGGGCCCGCAGACGGCGCTGAAGCACATGTCCGCGCTGGTCAATCAGAGTGGCCGGCGTGGCCGGGTGCAGTCGGTGCTGCTGCCGCGACTGCTGGACTGGCTGTCCTATGCACCGGATCCCGACACCGGTCTGTTGGCCTACCGGCGCCTCAGTGAGGCGCTGTCCTCCCAGAGCTGGTACCTGGCGACGCTGCGCGACAAGCCGACGGTAGGCAAGCGCCTCATGCATGTGCTCGGCACCTCGGCCTACGTGCCGGACCTGCTGATGCGCGCACCCGAGGTCATCCAGAACTACGGCGACCGCCCGAGCGGGCCCATGCTGCTGGAGGCCGAACCCGCAGCGGTGGCGCGGGCACTGGTCGCCTCGGCGGGCCGCCACGCCGATCCCGCCCGGGCCATCGCCGCCGCGCGCACCCTGCGCCGTCGCGAACTGGCCCGCGTCGGATCCGCCGACCTGCTGGGCATGCTCGAGGTCACCGACGTGTGCGCCGCGCTCACCTCGATCTGGGTGGCGGTTCTGCAGGCCGCCCTGGATGCGACGATCCGGGCCAATCTTCCCGGGGACGGGCGTGCCCCCGCGGTCATCGCCGTGATCGGGATGGGCCGCCTCGGTGGCGCCGAGCTGGGCTATGGCTCGGATGCCGACGTGATGTTCGTCTGCGAGACGGCCAACGGCGCCACCGACTCCCAGGCGGTGAAATGGGCGAACACCATCGCCGAGCAGGTCCGAAAGCAGCTGGGGCAGCCCAGTGTCGATCCGCCGCTGGAGGTGGACGCCAATCTGCGCCCCGAGGGGCGCAACGGTCCGCTGGTCCGCACCCTGGCCTCCTACGAGGCGTACTACACGCAGTGGGCGCAACCGTGGGAGATCCAGGCGCTGCTGCGCGCGCACGCGGTGGCCGGTGACCCGGTGCTGGGTCAGCGCTTCCTGCTGACCATCGACAAGACCCGCTATCCGCCCGACGGCGTCTCGGCCGAAGCCGTGCAGGAGATCCGCCGCATCAAAGCGCGCATCGAGTCCGAGCGGCTGCCACGGGGCGCCGACCCCAACACCCACACCAAGCTCGGACGCGGGGGGCTGGCCGATATCGAATGGACTGTGCAGTTGCTACAGCTACGGCACGCCCACGAGATCCAGGCCCTGCACAACACCTCGACACTCGAGTCGCTGGACGTCATCGCCGAAACGGGACTGGCCGACCAGGAGGAGGTCGACCTGCTGCGCCAGGCATGGCTGACCGCGACCCGGGCCCGCAATGCGCTGGTGCTGGTCCGCGGTAAGCCCACCGACCAGTTGCCCGGGCCGGGGCGCCAACTCAACGCGGTCGCCGTCGCGGCGGGCTGGCACAACGACGACGGTGGGGAATTCCTGGACAACTATCTGCGGGTGACAAGGCGGGCGAAAGCTGTGGTGCGCAAGGTGTTCGGAAGTTGA
- the glnA gene encoding type I glutamate--ammonia ligase, with product MDRQKEFVLRTLEERDIRFVRLWFTDVLGFLKSVAIAPAELEGAFEEGIGFDGSSIEGFARVSESDTVAHPDPSTFQVLPWATRAGHHHSARMFCDITMPDGSPSWADPRHVLRRQLQKANDLGFSCYVHPEIEFFLLKPGAEDGGEPVPIDNAGYFDQAVHESASKFRRHAIEALEFMGISVEFSHHEGAPGQQEIDLRFADALSMADNVMTFRYIMKEVALEEGVRATFMPKPFGQHPGSAMHTHMSLFEGDVNAFHSDDDPLQLSDVGKSFIAGILEHASEISAVTNQWVNSYKRLVHGGEAPTAASWGAANRSALVRVPMYTPHKTSSRRIEVRSPDSACNPYLTFAVLLAAGLRGVEKGYVLGPQAEDNVWDLTPEERRTMGYRELPSSLDNALRAMEASELVAEALGEHVFDFFLRNKRTEWENYRSHVTPFELRSYLSL from the coding sequence ATGGATCGGCAGAAGGAATTCGTCCTCCGCACGCTGGAAGAGCGCGACATCCGTTTCGTCCGGCTGTGGTTCACGGATGTACTCGGGTTCCTCAAGTCCGTCGCGATAGCGCCGGCCGAACTCGAGGGCGCATTCGAGGAGGGCATCGGCTTCGACGGGTCGTCGATCGAGGGGTTTGCCCGGGTTTCGGAGTCCGACACCGTCGCCCACCCTGACCCGTCGACCTTCCAGGTACTGCCGTGGGCCACCAGGGCCGGCCACCACCACTCCGCGCGGATGTTCTGCGACATCACCATGCCCGACGGCTCACCGTCGTGGGCGGACCCGCGGCACGTGCTTCGTCGTCAGCTGCAGAAGGCCAACGACCTCGGCTTCTCCTGCTACGTCCACCCCGAAATCGAATTCTTCCTGCTCAAGCCCGGCGCCGAGGATGGCGGCGAGCCCGTTCCGATCGACAACGCCGGTTACTTCGACCAGGCGGTGCACGAGTCCGCGTCCAAGTTCCGTCGCCACGCGATCGAGGCGCTGGAGTTCATGGGCATCTCGGTGGAGTTCAGCCACCACGAGGGCGCGCCCGGTCAGCAGGAGATCGACCTGCGGTTCGCCGACGCGCTGTCCATGGCCGACAACGTGATGACCTTCCGGTACATCATGAAAGAGGTTGCGCTGGAAGAAGGTGTGCGGGCGACGTTCATGCCCAAGCCATTCGGCCAGCACCCGGGCTCGGCGATGCACACCCACATGAGCCTGTTCGAAGGCGACGTCAACGCCTTCCACAGCGACGACGACCCGTTGCAGCTTTCGGACGTCGGCAAGTCCTTCATCGCCGGGATTCTCGAGCACGCGTCAGAGATCAGCGCCGTCACCAACCAATGGGTCAACTCCTACAAGCGGCTCGTGCACGGAGGCGAGGCGCCCACCGCCGCGTCCTGGGGGGCGGCCAACCGCTCGGCCCTGGTCCGGGTGCCGATGTACACACCGCACAAGACGTCGTCCCGGCGCATCGAGGTGCGCAGCCCGGACTCGGCGTGCAACCCCTACCTGACGTTCGCGGTGCTGCTGGCCGCCGGACTGCGCGGGGTGGAGAAGGGTTACGTGCTGGGGCCGCAGGCCGAAGACAACGTCTGGGACCTCACCCCCGAGGAACGCCGCACGATGGGCTACCGCGAGTTGCCGTCGAGTCTGGACAACGCCTTGCGCGCCATGGAGGCTTCGGAACTGGTCGCGGAGGCGTTGGGGGAGCACGTCTTTGACTTCTTCCTGCGCAACAAGCGCACCGAGTGGGAGAACTACCGCAGCCACGTGACGCCGTTCGAGCTGCGTTCCTACCTGTCCCTGTAA
- a CDS encoding alpha/beta hydrolase has translation MSAMLRLRLVSSALLSSGLVLLQSAALPLAAATPEPDTGTGGTQVPAASVATPQSWVPCNGFISDTSDIPTARCTTVSVPVDYDKPTGAQAKLAVIRVPATGQRIGSLLVNPGGPGASAVDMVAGMAPDLKNSEISQHFDLVGFDPRGVGHSTPALRCRSDAEFDAYRRDPMVDYSPTGVAHIEQVYRELAQHCAERMGLPFLANTGTASAARDMDMIRQALGDEQINYLGYSYGTELGTAYIERFAPHVRAMVLDGAIDPTIGPIDETVNQMAGFQTAFNDYAADCARSTACPLGTDPAQWITRYHTLIDPLATRPGKTSDPRGLSYADATTGTINALYTPQHWKYLTSGLLGLQRGTDAGDLLLLADDYNGRDKQGHYDNGQDAFNAIRCVDAPTPTDPASWVSADQRIRQVAPFLSYGQFTGAAPRDICALWPVPPTSIPHAAAPAPAGKVVVVSTTHDPATPYQAGVDLARQLGGSLVSFDGTQHTVVFDGNQCVDTAIVRYFVDLTLPPPNLRCQA, from the coding sequence ATTTCCGCCATGTTGCGCCTGAGACTGGTGAGCTCGGCGCTGTTGTCGTCCGGACTGGTGCTTCTGCAGTCGGCGGCACTCCCGCTCGCCGCCGCGACCCCCGAACCCGACACCGGCACCGGGGGGACCCAGGTCCCCGCGGCGTCCGTCGCGACGCCCCAGAGCTGGGTTCCCTGCAACGGCTTCATCAGCGACACCTCCGACATTCCCACCGCCCGCTGCACCACGGTGTCGGTTCCCGTCGACTACGACAAACCCACTGGGGCACAGGCGAAGTTGGCGGTGATCCGCGTTCCGGCGACCGGTCAGCGGATCGGCTCGCTGCTGGTCAATCCGGGCGGGCCCGGGGCATCGGCCGTCGACATGGTGGCCGGCATGGCCCCCGACCTCAAGAACTCCGAGATCAGCCAGCACTTCGATCTGGTGGGATTCGACCCAAGGGGAGTGGGGCATTCGACACCGGCGCTGCGCTGCCGCTCGGACGCGGAGTTCGACGCCTACCGGCGCGATCCGATGGTCGATTACAGCCCGACCGGGGTCGCCCACATCGAGCAGGTGTATCGCGAGTTGGCCCAGCACTGCGCCGAGCGGATGGGGCTGCCGTTCCTGGCCAATACCGGCACCGCGTCGGCCGCACGCGACATGGACATGATCCGGCAGGCCCTGGGCGATGAGCAGATCAACTACCTCGGCTACAGCTACGGCACCGAGCTGGGAACCGCCTACATCGAGCGGTTCGCCCCCCACGTGCGGGCCATGGTGCTCGACGGCGCCATCGACCCGACGATCGGCCCGATCGACGAGACGGTCAACCAGATGGCCGGATTCCAAACGGCTTTCAACGACTACGCGGCCGACTGCGCCAGATCGACGGCCTGTCCGCTGGGCACCGACCCGGCCCAGTGGATCACCCGCTACCACACCCTGATCGACCCGCTGGCGACCCGCCCGGGCAAGACGTCGGACCCGCGCGGCCTGAGCTACGCCGACGCGACCACCGGCACCATCAACGCGCTCTACACCCCGCAGCACTGGAAATACCTGACCAGCGGACTACTTGGCCTGCAACGCGGAACCGACGCGGGCGACCTGCTGCTGCTGGCCGACGACTACAACGGGCGTGACAAGCAGGGTCACTACGACAACGGTCAGGATGCGTTCAACGCGATTCGATGTGTCGACGCGCCGACGCCGACAGATCCGGCTTCCTGGGTTTCCGCCGATCAACGGATCCGGCAGGTGGCTCCGTTTCTGAGCTACGGGCAGTTCACCGGCGCCGCTCCGCGCGACATCTGCGCGCTGTGGCCGGTACCGCCGACCTCGATACCACATGCCGCCGCGCCCGCTCCTGCGGGCAAGGTCGTCGTGGTCTCCACCACCCACGATCCGGCCACTCCGTATCAGGCCGGGGTGGACCTGGCCCGCCAACTGGGCGGTTCGCTGGTGTCCTTCGACGGGACGCAACACACCGTCGTGTTCGACGGCAATCAGTGTGTGGACACCGCGATCGTGCGCTATTTCGTGGATCTCACCCTGCCGCCGCCGAACCTGCGGTGTCAGGCCTGA
- a CDS encoding alpha/beta hydrolase, translating to MCLTRRDKFARMLLIWTALSAVVLVLAGCVRVVAGKALMSEPRLGQPVVWTPCRSSNPNAKIPGHAMCGKLAVPVDYDHPDGDVASLALIRFPASGEKIGSLVINPGGPGESGIEAALGVFQSLPKRVHERFDLVGFDPRGVSSSRPAIWCNSDADNDRLRAEPQVDYSQAGVARMENETKQFVQRCVDKVGKNFLANVGTVSVAKDLDAIRKALGDAKLTYLGYSYGTRIGSAYAEAFPQNVRSMILDGAVDPNADPIEADLRQAKGFQDAFNDYAADCAKDSSCPLGNDPNKAVEAYHNLVDPLVDPDNLAVSRPAKTKDPRGLSYSDAIVGTIMALYSPNLWHHLTDGLKELADEQRGDTMLALADMYMRRDSKGHYNNSTDARVAINCVDQPPITDRAKIIDEDRRSRELAPFMSYGKFTGDAPLGTCAFWPVPPTSRPHVVSAPGLAPMIVVSTTHDPATPYQAGVDLANQLKGSLLTYNGTQHTVVFQGDNCVDDYITSYLINGTTPPSGATC from the coding sequence ATGTGCCTGACTCGCCGCGACAAGTTCGCGCGCATGCTGTTGATCTGGACCGCGCTGTCCGCCGTGGTGCTGGTCCTGGCGGGCTGTGTGCGCGTCGTCGCCGGCAAGGCGCTCATGTCCGAGCCGCGGCTGGGTCAGCCGGTGGTGTGGACACCGTGCCGCAGCTCCAATCCGAACGCGAAGATTCCCGGGCACGCCATGTGCGGCAAGCTCGCCGTCCCGGTCGACTATGACCATCCCGACGGCGACGTGGCGTCGCTGGCATTGATCCGGTTCCCGGCCAGTGGCGAGAAGATCGGCTCGCTGGTCATCAACCCCGGCGGTCCCGGCGAGTCCGGTATCGAGGCCGCACTCGGCGTGTTCCAGAGCCTGCCCAAGCGGGTGCACGAGCGGTTCGACCTGGTCGGGTTCGACCCGCGGGGCGTGTCCAGTTCCCGGCCGGCTATCTGGTGCAACTCCGATGCCGACAACGACCGCCTGCGCGCCGAGCCCCAGGTCGACTACAGCCAGGCGGGCGTGGCGCGGATGGAAAACGAGACCAAGCAGTTCGTGCAACGCTGTGTGGACAAAGTGGGCAAGAACTTCCTGGCCAACGTGGGAACCGTCAGCGTCGCAAAGGATTTGGACGCTATCCGCAAGGCGCTCGGTGACGCGAAACTGACCTATCTCGGCTATTCCTACGGCACCCGCATCGGATCGGCCTACGCCGAAGCGTTCCCGCAGAACGTGCGGTCGATGATCCTGGACGGCGCCGTGGACCCCAACGCCGACCCGATCGAGGCAGACCTGCGGCAGGCCAAGGGATTTCAAGACGCGTTCAACGACTATGCCGCCGACTGCGCCAAAGATTCCAGCTGCCCCCTGGGCAACGACCCGAACAAAGCCGTGGAGGCCTACCACAACCTGGTCGACCCGCTGGTAGACCCGGACAACCTGGCCGTGAGCAGGCCGGCGAAGACCAAAGACCCGCGCGGCCTGAGCTACAGCGACGCCATCGTCGGCACCATCATGGCGCTGTACTCACCCAACCTGTGGCACCACCTGACCGACGGTCTCAAAGAACTGGCCGACGAGCAGCGTGGCGACACGATGCTGGCACTGGCCGACATGTACATGCGCCGCGATTCCAAAGGCCACTACAACAACTCGACCGATGCCCGCGTGGCGATCAATTGCGTTGACCAGCCGCCGATCACCGACCGCGCCAAGATCATCGACGAAGATCGCCGGTCCCGCGAGCTGGCGCCGTTCATGAGCTACGGCAAGTTCACCGGCGACGCTCCGTTGGGCACCTGCGCATTCTGGCCGGTGCCACCCACCAGCCGCCCGCACGTCGTCTCCGCGCCCGGACTGGCGCCGATGATCGTCGTGTCGACCACCCACGACCCGGCCACGCCCTATCAGGCGGGCGTCGACCTGGCCAACCAGCTCAAGGGTTCACTGCTCACCTACAACGGAACCCAGCACACGGTCGTCTTCCAGGGCGACAACTGCGTCGACGACTACATCACGTCCTATCTGATCAACGGGACCACGCCGCCCAGCGGCGCCACCTGCTGA
- a CDS encoding PE family protein, whose product MTSFVLAVPADINAASADLTRVMTTIGQAKAAAASSTTQIAAAAQDEVSAAVANLFGEFGQEFQALSAQATLFHERFAAAVNSAGLAYAGAEAAAASPLQTFEDVILGVINAPTNALLGRPLIGNGANGAPGQPGGTGGLLYGDGGNGGAGAAPGQAGGAGGAAGLFGNGGAGGAGGSGASGGAGGSALLFGNGGAGGAGGAGASGGAGGAGGSGGVGGYLGGFGGVGGVGGAGGPGTGPTGAGGTGGAGGAGGAGRTLIGWGGGGGGAGGVGGGGALGNATTGLAGGVGGAGGQGGAGGGEFGLFSTAGAGGAGGNGGLGGDGLAGVNGAAFGIPGGVGGNGGAGGDAGLGGAGGSAVLGSAGAAGLAGIGGNGGHGGGGGAGGTSATGVALDGGRGGDGGAGGAGRIGGTGGNAGDGGAGAAGQNSGVKPFGGIGGDGGVGGKGGNAFAGGTGGTGGNGGGGGQGGAGGDASPAITTTFSGDGGDGGNGGAGGAGGGTPNGGTNGTGGIGGSGGNGGRGGDNYDPTISIVAGGGGGGGAGGIGGSAGTGAGGGGSSGLGGGGGTGGTGGSALVSLLGNTSFAAGGAGGTGGSGTLTSGGTGGGGGGGGVTQGTGSMVAGGGGGGGTGGIAGNGGEGGNVQTATKTYVGGVGGTGGNGVGGGGGSGAFAGTFSSNGGLPGKDGSVGGAGGLPSGPAQNPGGNGATAGNGGSGGGTVSALGGKGHNGRS is encoded by the coding sequence ATGACGTCATTCGTGTTGGCCGTGCCCGCAGACATCAACGCGGCATCCGCTGATCTGACCCGCGTCATGACGACGATCGGGCAGGCCAAAGCGGCGGCGGCCAGCTCGACTACGCAGATCGCCGCTGCGGCACAAGATGAGGTGTCTGCGGCGGTCGCGAACCTGTTCGGCGAATTCGGTCAGGAGTTCCAGGCGCTCAGTGCGCAGGCGACTTTATTTCATGAGCGATTTGCGGCGGCGGTGAACTCTGCAGGGCTGGCCTACGCGGGCGCCGAGGCCGCCGCGGCATCGCCGCTGCAGACCTTCGAAGACGTCATCTTGGGGGTGATCAATGCGCCGACCAACGCCCTGTTGGGACGTCCGCTCATCGGCAACGGCGCCAACGGCGCGCCGGGTCAGCCCGGTGGCACCGGCGGCCTGCTGTACGGCGACGGCGGCAATGGAGGTGCCGGTGCCGCGCCGGGGCAGGCCGGCGGTGCCGGCGGGGCGGCGGGGCTGTTCGGCAACGGTGGCGCCGGTGGGGCCGGTGGCAGCGGCGCCAGCGGGGGAGCGGGCGGCTCCGCGCTGCTCTTCGGCAATGGTGGTGCAGGTGGTGCTGGTGGCGCCGGGGCGAGCGGCGGCGCCGGCGGGGCCGGAGGCAGCGGGGGCGTCGGCGGATACCTGGGCGGTTTCGGTGGAGTCGGTGGTGTCGGCGGCGCCGGTGGCCCGGGCACGGGCCCTACGGGTGCCGGGGGTACCGGCGGAGCGGGCGGCGCTGGTGGTGCCGGCCGGACACTGATCGGTTGGGGCGGCGGTGGGGGCGGCGCGGGTGGCGTTGGCGGAGGGGGCGCGTTGGGCAATGCAACGACCGGCTTGGCCGGTGGCGTCGGCGGTGCTGGGGGTCAGGGTGGCGCCGGTGGCGGTGAATTCGGGTTGTTCAGCACCGCCGGCGCGGGCGGCGCAGGCGGCAACGGTGGTCTGGGCGGCGACGGACTTGCTGGCGTCAACGGTGCCGCATTCGGAATACCGGGCGGCGTTGGTGGCAACGGCGGAGCCGGTGGTGACGCCGGCCTGGGTGGTGCGGGCGGGTCCGCTGTCCTGGGGTCCGCGGGCGCGGCAGGTTTGGCGGGTATCGGCGGGAACGGCGGTCACGGTGGAGGCGGTGGCGCGGGTGGTACGAGCGCCACGGGTGTCGCACTGGATGGCGGTAGAGGCGGTGACGGCGGCGCCGGAGGAGCCGGCCGGATTGGCGGTACCGGCGGTAACGCCGGTGACGGTGGTGCCGGGGCGGCCGGTCAGAACAGCGGTGTGAAACCTTTCGGTGGCATCGGTGGTGACGGTGGAGTCGGTGGCAAGGGGGGCAACGCATTTGCCGGCGGAACAGGCGGTACCGGCGGCAACGGCGGCGGCGGTGGTCAGGGCGGGGCCGGCGGTGACGCGAGCCCGGCAATCACTACCACGTTCAGCGGCGACGGCGGTGATGGCGGTAACGGCGGGGCAGGAGGTGCCGGCGGCGGCACACCTAACGGCGGGACCAACGGTACTGGCGGCATCGGCGGGAGTGGCGGTAACGGCGGCAGGGGTGGCGACAATTACGACCCGACGATATCCATCGTCGCCGGGGGCGGTGGTGGCGGCGGCGCGGGTGGCATTGGCGGTAGCGCGGGCACGGGTGCCGGCGGTGGCGGCAGCAGCGGTCTGGGCGGTGGCGGAGGCACCGGCGGCACCGGCGGTTCAGCGCTTGTCAGCCTCCTCGGCAATACGAGCTTTGCCGCCGGCGGCGCCGGAGGCACCGGCGGTAGCGGAACCCTTACGTCTGGCGGGACCGGTGGCGGCGGTGGCGGCGGCGGTGTGACTCAAGGCACCGGGAGCATGGTCGCCGGTGGCGGCGGCGGTGGCGGCACCGGCGGCATCGCCGGCAACGGCGGAGAAGGCGGCAATGTTCAAACGGCAACCAAGACCTATGTCGGCGGCGTCGGCGGAACCGGCGGAAACGGCGTTGGTGGAGGCGGCGGGAGCGGCGCCTTCGCTGGCACATTCAGCAGCAATGGTGGTCTTCCGGGCAAGGATGGATCGGTGGGCGGGGCAGGCGGTCTCCCCTCTGGTCCCGCCCAAAACCCCGGCGGCAACGGCGCCACAGCCGGTAACGGAGGTAGCGGCGGCGGAACGGTTTCCGCCCTGGGAGGCAAGGGACACAACGGGCGGTCGTGA